The following coding sequences lie in one Hydrogenophaga sp. PBL-H3 genomic window:
- a CDS encoding cytochrome d ubiquinol oxidase subunit II, producing MTWAQLLPLIFLAVMGLALLAYVVLDGYDLGVGLLLPLATESQKDTMIASIGPFWDANETWLVLGVGVLLVAFPFAHGLVLQALYLPVAVMLIGLILRGVAFDFRVKAPLQYKAFWNRAFFAGSLLASSAQGWMLGSYITGFEQGLLGLAFSLGIAITLPAAYILLGAGWLIMKTDGELQARAVHWARRVLWPMGVALVAISAATPLVNPAVVQKWFGVPEVFALLPVPLTCAIAFFAVRWVVTHPEVVKAGYGWVVFVSTVLIFVLAFFGLSYSIYPDIVIGRMTVWEAAIGTESLTVIFIGVAITLPVIIVYTVFMYRVFWGKARDLTYN from the coding sequence ATGACCTGGGCGCAACTCCTCCCCCTCATCTTCCTCGCCGTGATGGGCCTGGCCCTGCTGGCGTATGTGGTGCTCGACGGCTACGACCTCGGCGTGGGCCTGCTGCTGCCGCTGGCCACCGAAAGCCAGAAGGACACCATGATCGCCAGCATCGGTCCGTTCTGGGACGCCAACGAAACCTGGCTGGTGCTGGGCGTTGGCGTGTTGCTGGTGGCGTTTCCGTTTGCACACGGCCTGGTGTTGCAGGCGCTGTATCTGCCGGTGGCCGTGATGCTGATCGGCCTGATCCTGCGCGGCGTGGCGTTCGACTTCCGCGTGAAGGCACCGCTGCAATACAAGGCCTTCTGGAACAGGGCCTTCTTTGCCGGCTCGCTGCTCGCCAGCAGCGCGCAGGGCTGGATGCTGGGCAGCTACATCACCGGCTTCGAACAAGGCCTGCTCGGCCTCGCGTTCAGCCTGGGCATAGCGATCACGCTGCCGGCCGCCTACATCCTGCTGGGCGCAGGCTGGCTGATCATGAAGACCGACGGTGAGTTGCAGGCGCGCGCGGTGCACTGGGCGCGGCGCGTGCTCTGGCCCATGGGTGTGGCGTTGGTGGCCATCTCGGCGGCCACGCCGCTGGTGAATCCGGCGGTGGTGCAGAAGTGGTTTGGCGTGCCCGAGGTGTTCGCGCTGCTGCCGGTGCCGCTGACCTGCGCCATCGCCTTCTTCGCCGTGCGCTGGGTGGTCACCCACCCCGAGGTGGTGAAGGCCGGCTACGGGTGGGTGGTGTTCGTCTCCACCGTGCTGATCTTCGTGCTGGCCTTCTTCGGCCTGTCGTACAGCATCTACCCCGACATCGTGATCGGCCGCATGACGGTTTGGGAAGCGGCCATCGGCACCGAGTCGCTCACCGTGATCTTCATCGGTGTGGCGATCACGCTGCCGGTGATCATCGTCTACACGGTCTTCATGTACCGGGTGTTCTGGGGGAAAGCCCGCGATCTGACGTACAACTAG
- a CDS encoding BMP family ABC transporter substrate-binding protein, with product MYKNLVTRCVCALAVASFSIPFSTHAQAPAPTPLKAAFVYVAPLTPAGWVRQHEQGRLAVQAALGNRVQTSFVENVPEGADAERVIRDLAQQGHRIIFTPSFGYMEPTLKVAREFPDVKFESITGYKTAPNVATANARYYEGRYLAGVAAGRLATQAGYVAGFPIPEVIQGINAFTLGMRSVNPKATVRVVFLGEWFNPPRERDAAMTLMNQGAEVLAFHTGSTAVMTAAQERGKLAVAYHSDMRQFGPDAQVVAVTHLWGDYYTRRVQAVLDGKWESGSVWGGVKDGMVRVDGFGPKVPAAVRDEVLARQADMAAGRLQVFASVGGVRDNEGQVAIAAGKSLSDAEILGMKWLAEGVLAKIDR from the coding sequence ATGTACAAAAACCTCGTGACCCGGTGCGTCTGCGCACTGGCGGTTGCCAGTTTTTCCATTCCCTTTTCCACCCACGCACAGGCCCCGGCGCCCACGCCGTTGAAGGCCGCGTTCGTCTATGTCGCGCCACTCACCCCCGCAGGCTGGGTGCGCCAGCACGAGCAGGGGCGTCTTGCGGTGCAGGCCGCCCTGGGCAACCGCGTGCAGACCAGTTTTGTGGAGAACGTGCCCGAGGGGGCCGACGCCGAGCGTGTGATCCGCGATCTGGCGCAGCAGGGCCACCGCATCATCTTCACGCCGAGCTTCGGCTACATGGAGCCCACGCTCAAGGTGGCGCGCGAGTTCCCCGACGTGAAGTTCGAATCCATCACCGGCTACAAGACTGCGCCCAACGTGGCCACGGCGAACGCGCGCTACTACGAAGGCCGTTATCTCGCTGGTGTGGCTGCGGGGCGTCTGGCGACGCAGGCTGGTTACGTGGCGGGCTTCCCCATCCCCGAGGTGATCCAGGGCATCAATGCGTTCACGCTGGGCATGCGCTCGGTCAACCCCAAGGCCACCGTGCGTGTGGTGTTCCTGGGCGAGTGGTTCAACCCGCCGCGCGAGCGCGACGCGGCCATGACGCTCATGAACCAGGGTGCCGAGGTGCTGGCGTTTCACACCGGCTCCACCGCCGTGATGACCGCAGCGCAGGAGCGCGGCAAGCTCGCCGTGGCTTACCACTCCGACATGCGCCAGTTCGGGCCCGACGCGCAGGTCGTGGCTGTGACCCACCTCTGGGGCGACTACTACACCCGCCGCGTGCAGGCCGTGCTGGACGGCAAGTGGGAGAGCGGCAGCGTGTGGGGCGGTGTGAAGGACGGCATGGTCCGCGTGGATGGTTTCGGCCCCAAGGTGCCGGCCGCCGTGCGTGACGAGGTGCTGGCACGACAGGCCGACATGGCTGCGGGCCGCCTGCAGGTGTTTGCCAGCGTCGGTGGTGTGCGCGACAACGAAGGTCAGGTCGCGATTGCTGCCGGAAAGTCGCTCTCCGACGCCGAGATCCTGGGCATGAAGTGGCTGGCCGAAGGCGTGCTGGCCAAGATCGACCGATAG
- a CDS encoding GbsR/MarR family transcriptional regulator, with protein MPLQDHLPPLNREFVAHFGEMGSKWGINRTVGQIYALLFISPQALNADDIAETLEFSRSNVSMGLKELQAWRLVRLRHQPGDRREYFEAPADVWEIFRVLAEERRRREVEPTLSMLRTALLDTPTTDAERHAQARMREMHDLIDRLMTWFDDVQKLAPETAMQLMGMGTTVTKVLEFKDRLTGKSPARKAPPKDPLDHAA; from the coding sequence ATGCCGCTGCAAGACCACCTCCCCCCGCTCAACCGCGAGTTCGTTGCCCACTTCGGGGAAATGGGCAGCAAGTGGGGCATCAACCGCACCGTCGGCCAGATCTACGCCCTGCTTTTCATCTCGCCGCAGGCGCTCAACGCCGACGACATTGCCGAGACGCTGGAATTCTCACGCTCCAATGTGAGCATGGGCCTGAAGGAGCTGCAGGCCTGGCGCCTGGTGCGCCTGCGCCACCAGCCTGGCGACCGACGTGAATATTTCGAGGCCCCGGCCGACGTGTGGGAAATCTTCCGCGTGCTGGCCGAAGAGCGGCGCCGCCGCGAAGTGGAGCCCACGCTCTCGATGCTGCGCACCGCCCTGCTCGACACGCCCACGACCGACGCCGAGCGCCACGCCCAGGCCCGCATGCGCGAGATGCACGACCTGATCGACCGCCTCATGACCTGGTTCGACGACGTGCAGAAACTCGCGCCCGAGACCGCCATGCAGCTCATGGGCATGGGCACCACGGTCACCAAGGTGCTCGAATTCAAGGACCGCCTCACCGGCAAGTCGCCCGCGCGCAAGGCGCCGCCAAAAGATCCACTGGACCACGCGGCCTGA
- a CDS encoding Fic family protein, which produces MNSGEYRRAPRYIWQAPEWPALHYDLSALAAPLADVSRAQGVLLGRLADVGMALQERASLLALTDDVVKTSAIEGEQLDVLSVRSSVARRLGVDIGALLPANRHVDGVVDMVLDATQLHQEPLTAERLFGWHAALFPTGFGSLTRIRVGAWRNDASGPMQVVSGPVQRQRVHFEAPPAERLSAEMDEFLAWANAATGEPAVIKAGLAHLWLVTVHPFDDGNGRIARAVGDLFLARGDGSPQRFYSLSAQIQRERKRYYEVLERTQRGDLDATEWLSWFLATLLRAVESAHQTLDSVLLKVRFWQRWAQTPLNERQVAMLNRVLDGFEGRLTSGQWAKLTKCSPDTALRDLQQLLSQGVLRKTEAGGRSTAYELVHGERS; this is translated from the coding sequence ATGAACAGCGGTGAATACCGGCGCGCCCCGCGCTACATCTGGCAGGCCCCTGAGTGGCCGGCCCTGCACTACGACCTGTCGGCGCTGGCTGCGCCGCTGGCGGACGTGAGCCGCGCCCAGGGCGTTTTGCTGGGCCGCCTGGCCGACGTGGGCATGGCCTTGCAGGAGCGCGCCAGCCTGCTCGCGCTGACCGACGACGTGGTCAAGACCAGCGCCATCGAAGGTGAGCAGCTGGACGTGTTGTCCGTGCGGTCGTCGGTGGCCCGCCGCCTGGGCGTGGACATCGGGGCGTTGTTGCCCGCGAACCGCCATGTGGACGGCGTGGTCGACATGGTGCTGGATGCCACCCAGCTCCATCAGGAGCCGTTGACAGCCGAGCGGCTTTTCGGCTGGCATGCGGCGCTGTTTCCCACCGGCTTCGGCAGTCTCACCCGCATTCGCGTGGGCGCCTGGCGCAACGACGCGTCGGGTCCGATGCAGGTGGTGTCGGGGCCGGTGCAGCGGCAGCGGGTGCACTTCGAGGCGCCGCCGGCCGAACGCCTGTCTGCCGAGATGGACGAATTTCTTGCGTGGGCCAATGCCGCCACCGGCGAGCCGGCGGTGATCAAGGCCGGGCTGGCCCACCTGTGGCTTGTGACGGTGCACCCGTTCGACGACGGCAACGGCCGCATTGCGCGAGCGGTGGGCGATCTTTTTCTTGCGCGGGGCGATGGCAGCCCGCAACGCTTCTACAGCCTCTCCGCGCAGATCCAGCGCGAGCGCAAACGCTACTACGAGGTGCTGGAGCGCACGCAGCGCGGCGACCTGGACGCCACCGAGTGGCTGAGCTGGTTTCTCGCCACTTTGCTGCGCGCGGTGGAGAGTGCCCACCAGACGCTGGATTCGGTGTTGCTCAAGGTGCGTTTCTGGCAGCGCTGGGCGCAGACCCCCTTGAACGAGCGGCAGGTGGCCATGCTCAACCGTGTGCTCGATGGTTTTGAAGGCCGGCTTACCAGCGGGCAGTGGGCCAAGCTGACCAAGTGTTCGCCCGACACGGCATTGCGTGACCTGCAGCAACTGCTGTCGCAAGGGGTGCTGCGCAAGACGGAGGCGGGCGGTCGAAGCACCGCATACGAGCTGGTTCACGGCGAGCGCAGTTAA
- a CDS encoding fatty acid desaturase, with protein sequence MSSNPVFLASPDPIPASQPLPHRKVIRSWLTPIVERRTARAVALLALDWAIFAALMVATVLLSAWWAKLLCGLAAGFMIGRLFIIGHDACHQSYTPHRGLNRVLGRIAMLPSLTPYSLWEVGHNVVHHGYTNLKGVDFVWAPLTRAEFDALRPGQRALERLYRSGWGPAAYYLVEMWWKRMFFPRKTYLGTRRAEFVWDGVIVVATAAVWIGALVASALATDQSVALLVSLGFGVPFLFWNAMIGFVVYVHHTHTAVQWHDDKAAWARAAPFVSTTVHLTFPLRIGALLHHIMEHTAHHVDMSIPLYRLEPAQQLLETTLPGRITVQRFSWRWYFDTARRCKLYDFSRCCWTDFEGRQTSACQTAVA encoded by the coding sequence ATGTCCAGCAATCCCGTCTTCCTCGCTTCCCCCGACCCCATCCCTGCCAGCCAGCCCCTGCCACACCGCAAGGTGATCCGGAGCTGGCTCACCCCCATCGTCGAACGCCGCACCGCGCGCGCCGTCGCCTTGCTGGCGCTGGACTGGGCGATCTTTGCCGCGCTGATGGTCGCCACCGTGCTCCTGTCGGCCTGGTGGGCCAAGCTGCTGTGCGGCCTGGCGGCGGGCTTCATGATCGGGCGTCTTTTCATCATCGGCCACGATGCCTGCCACCAGAGCTACACACCGCACCGCGGACTCAACCGCGTGCTCGGCCGCATCGCCATGTTGCCTTCGCTCACGCCTTACAGCCTGTGGGAGGTGGGGCACAACGTGGTCCACCACGGCTACACCAACCTCAAGGGCGTGGACTTTGTCTGGGCGCCGCTGACCCGCGCGGAGTTCGATGCACTGAGGCCCGGCCAGCGCGCCCTGGAGCGGCTCTATCGCAGCGGCTGGGGGCCTGCTGCCTACTACCTGGTGGAGATGTGGTGGAAGCGCATGTTCTTTCCGCGCAAGACCTACCTGGGCACGCGGCGCGCCGAGTTCGTGTGGGACGGGGTGATCGTCGTGGCCACCGCCGCGGTGTGGATCGGTGCGCTGGTGGCGTCCGCCCTGGCCACCGATCAGTCGGTTGCCCTGCTGGTGAGCCTGGGCTTCGGCGTGCCATTTTTGTTCTGGAACGCCATGATCGGCTTCGTGGTCTACGTGCACCACACCCACACCGCCGTGCAGTGGCACGACGACAAGGCAGCCTGGGCGCGCGCCGCACCCTTCGTATCGACCACTGTGCACCTCACGTTTCCCCTGCGCATCGGCGCGCTGCTGCACCACATCATGGAGCACACCGCGCACCATGTGGACATGAGCATCCCGCTCTACAGGCTTGAACCTGCGCAGCAACTGCTGGAAACCACCTTGCCCGGGCGCATCACGGTGCAGCGCTTTTCGTGGCGCTGGTACTTCGACACCGCGCGCCGCTGCAAGCTCTACGACTTCAGTCGCTGCTGCTGGACCGACTTCGAAGGCCGCCAGACCAGTGCCTGCCAGACGGCCGTCGCCTGA
- the ypfJ gene encoding KPN_02809 family neutral zinc metallopeptidase: MKWENNRESDQVEDRRSSPGRGFGGGGGRNIGLGTIVVALVAGWIFGINPMTILGALSGGDLSAPSQVESTQGPTQAPTDDMGRFVASVLGGTEDVWGPMFQQGGSTYQKPRLVLFRGATPTACGTGQSAMGPFYCPGDQKVYIDLAFYDTLRNQLGAPGDFAQAYVIAHEVGHHVQNLLGITGKMDEMRGKVSQREFNAMSVRVELQADCFAGIWAHHNQKTGAILEPGDVEEAMNAAAAIGDDALQRKSQGQVVPDSFTHGTSDQRQRWFNSGLKTGSVQACDTFKSANL, translated from the coding sequence ATGAAATGGGAAAACAACCGTGAGTCCGACCAGGTCGAAGACCGGCGCTCGAGCCCGGGCCGTGGGTTCGGCGGCGGAGGCGGACGCAACATCGGTCTGGGCACCATCGTGGTGGCCCTGGTGGCCGGCTGGATCTTCGGCATCAACCCCATGACCATCCTGGGCGCTCTCAGCGGAGGTGATCTTTCCGCACCCTCGCAGGTGGAATCCACGCAGGGTCCGACGCAGGCGCCCACCGACGACATGGGCCGTTTCGTGGCCTCGGTGCTCGGTGGCACCGAAGACGTGTGGGGCCCCATGTTCCAGCAGGGCGGATCGACCTACCAGAAGCCGCGCCTGGTGCTGTTTCGCGGCGCCACGCCCACGGCCTGCGGCACTGGCCAGTCGGCCATGGGCCCGTTCTACTGCCCGGGCGACCAGAAGGTCTACATCGACCTGGCCTTCTACGACACGCTGCGCAACCAACTCGGTGCCCCGGGCGACTTCGCGCAGGCTTACGTGATCGCGCACGAGGTGGGCCACCACGTGCAGAACCTGCTGGGCATCACCGGCAAGATGGACGAGATGCGCGGCAAGGTCAGCCAGCGAGAGTTCAACGCGATGTCGGTGCGGGTCGAGCTGCAGGCCGACTGCTTTGCCGGCATCTGGGCGCACCACAACCAGAAGACCGGCGCCATCCTGGAGCCAGGCGACGTGGAGGAGGCCATGAACGCGGCCGCCGCCATCGGCGACGATGCCCTGCAGCGCAAGAGCCAGGGCCAGGTGGTGCCTGACAGCTTCACCCACGGCACCAGCGATCAGCGCCAGCGCTGGTTCAACAGCGGTCTCAAAACGGGAAGTGTCCAGGCTTGTGACACCTTCAAGTCAGCAAATCTTTGA
- a CDS encoding cytochrome ubiquinol oxidase subunit I translates to MDALILSRLQFAANISFHILFPTITIAMCWFLLFFRLRFIKTRDPAWEEAYYFWTKVFALTFALGVVSGIVMSFQFGTNWPGFMEKAGNIAGPLLGYEVLTAFFLEASFLGIMLFGRGRVSERVHLTATFLVALGTTMSAFWILSLNSWLQTPAGYEIVNGQFHATDWLAVVFNPSFPYRFAHKLLASALTASFLIAGLCAWQLIKGSATAGTHKAMRTALVAAAIVIPIQFVAGDMHGLNTLEHQPAKIAAMEGIWHTEKGAPLTLFGIPDEKAGETRYAIKVPKLASLILAHDAAAEIKGINEFPGAHPPVAPVFWAFRVMVGMGSLMLAVAWFAAWQLWRKRRELDDGKVRLPRPLLYVLAGMTFSGWVATLSGWYVTEIGRQPFMVYGLLRTSEIATHIAPPMIALTLTAYLIVYGLLLVTYIGVLKYMAENPFKHAPIPGGNAALGKAGV, encoded by the coding sequence ATGGACGCCTTGATCCTGTCGCGCCTGCAATTCGCAGCCAACATCAGCTTTCACATCCTGTTTCCGACCATCACGATCGCGATGTGCTGGTTCCTGTTGTTCTTCCGGCTGCGGTTCATCAAGACGCGCGACCCTGCCTGGGAAGAGGCTTATTACTTCTGGACCAAGGTGTTCGCGCTGACGTTTGCGCTCGGGGTTGTCTCGGGCATCGTCATGAGCTTCCAGTTCGGCACCAACTGGCCTGGCTTCATGGAAAAGGCCGGCAATATCGCCGGTCCGCTGCTCGGATACGAAGTGCTAACCGCGTTCTTTCTGGAGGCGAGCTTCCTGGGGATCATGCTGTTCGGCAGGGGCCGCGTTTCGGAACGCGTGCACCTCACCGCCACGTTCCTGGTGGCCCTCGGCACCACCATGTCGGCGTTCTGGATCCTGAGCCTCAACTCCTGGTTGCAGACCCCCGCCGGCTATGAAATCGTCAACGGCCAGTTCCACGCCACCGACTGGCTGGCTGTGGTGTTCAACCCCTCCTTCCCCTACCGCTTCGCCCACAAGCTGCTGGCCTCTGCCCTCACCGCCTCGTTCCTGATCGCCGGCCTGTGCGCGTGGCAGCTCATCAAGGGCAGCGCCACCGCCGGTACCCACAAGGCGATGCGCACCGCGCTGGTGGCCGCCGCCATCGTCATCCCGATCCAGTTTGTGGCGGGCGACATGCATGGCCTGAACACGCTGGAGCACCAGCCCGCCAAGATCGCCGCCATGGAAGGCATCTGGCACACCGAGAAGGGCGCGCCGCTCACGCTGTTCGGCATCCCCGACGAGAAGGCGGGCGAGACGCGATACGCGATCAAGGTCCCCAAGCTGGCCAGCCTGATCCTCGCGCATGACGCCGCTGCGGAAATCAAGGGCATCAACGAGTTCCCGGGCGCACACCCGCCGGTGGCACCCGTCTTCTGGGCCTTCCGTGTGATGGTGGGCATGGGCTCGCTGATGCTGGCAGTGGCGTGGTTCGCTGCGTGGCAACTCTGGCGCAAGCGCCGGGAGCTGGACGACGGCAAGGTGCGCCTGCCAAGGCCGCTGCTGTATGTGCTCGCGGGCATGACGTTCTCTGGCTGGGTGGCCACGCTCTCGGGCTGGTACGTGACTGAGATCGGCCGTCAGCCCTTCATGGTCTATGGCCTGCTGCGCACCAGCGAGATCGCCACCCACATCGCGCCACCCATGATCGCGCTCACGCTCACGGCCTACCTCATCGTCTACGGCCTGCTGCTGGTCACCTACATCGGCGTGCTCAAGTACATGGCGGAGAACCCGTTCAAACACGCACCGATTCCCGGTGGCAATGCCGCGCTGGGCAAGGCAGGAGTCTGA
- the guaD gene encoding guanine deaminase yields the protein MKAYRAPLLRFADDQSPVFEADGLLVVGPDAKGQSVVRAVGDHAALIDRFPGVAVEDLRGKIIAPGFVDMHIHYPQTDVIGAPAAGLLPWLENYTFPHESRFHDGEHAGEVARFFFDELSRHGVTTALTFATSHPASVNAAFEEAQRRGLRFITGKVLQDRHSPDGVRDDTEQSLIDTEALIQRWHGVDRLGYAITPRFAPTSTPEQLRGAGELAAKHGDVWIQSHVAENLDEVRWAAELFPNARSYLGVYGDFGLLRERAVYAHCIHLDAADRALMAHTGAVAAVSPTSNLFLGSGFFDFAAADAAGMGYGLASDVGGGTSFSPFHTMLAAYCVGREGQSKPGLSLTPGQLWWQHTAGAAKALGLEGVVGNLQPGNEADFVVLDPKATPLLARKTSQASSLDELLFALIVLGDDRVIERTLVAGQ from the coding sequence ATGAAAGCTTACCGAGCGCCCCTGCTGCGTTTTGCCGACGACCAGTCTCCCGTGTTCGAGGCCGACGGCCTGCTGGTCGTGGGGCCGGACGCAAAAGGGCAATCGGTCGTGCGCGCCGTGGGCGACCACGCGGCGCTGATCGATCGCTTCCCCGGCGTGGCGGTGGAAGACCTGCGCGGCAAGATCATCGCGCCGGGGTTTGTGGACATGCACATCCACTACCCGCAGACGGACGTGATCGGTGCGCCCGCCGCGGGCCTGCTGCCCTGGCTGGAGAACTACACCTTTCCGCACGAGTCGCGTTTTCACGATGGTGAACATGCGGGTGAGGTGGCCCGTTTCTTCTTTGACGAACTGAGCCGCCACGGTGTGACCACCGCGCTCACATTCGCCACCTCGCACCCCGCGTCGGTGAACGCGGCATTTGAAGAGGCGCAACGCCGCGGCCTGCGGTTCATCACCGGCAAGGTGCTGCAGGACCGTCACAGCCCCGACGGCGTGCGCGACGACACCGAGCAGAGCCTGATCGACACGGAGGCGCTGATCCAGCGCTGGCACGGCGTGGACCGACTGGGCTACGCGATCACGCCTCGCTTTGCGCCCACCAGCACGCCCGAGCAGTTGCGCGGAGCGGGTGAGCTGGCCGCGAAGCATGGCGACGTGTGGATCCAGTCGCACGTGGCCGAAAACCTGGACGAAGTGCGCTGGGCGGCCGAGCTGTTTCCAAACGCGCGCAGCTACCTGGGCGTGTACGGCGACTTCGGTCTGCTGCGCGAGCGCGCGGTGTATGCCCACTGCATCCACCTCGACGCCGCCGACCGCGCGCTGATGGCGCACACGGGTGCGGTGGCAGCGGTGAGCCCCACGAGCAACCTGTTCCTGGGCAGCGGCTTTTTTGACTTTGCAGCGGCCGACGCCGCGGGCATGGGCTACGGCCTGGCCAGCGACGTGGGTGGTGGCACCAGCTTCTCACCGTTTCACACCATGCTGGCGGCCTACTGCGTGGGCCGAGAAGGCCAGAGCAAGCCGGGCCTTAGCCTCACGCCAGGCCAGCTGTGGTGGCAACACACGGCGGGTGCGGCGAAGGCGCTCGGCCTGGAGGGTGTGGTGGGCAACCTGCAACCTGGTAACGAGGCCGACTTCGTGGTGCTCGATCCGAAGGCCACACCGCTGTTGGCCCGCAAGACTTCTCAGGCCAGCAGCCTCGACGAACTGCTGTTCGCGCTGATCGTGCTGGGTGATGACCGGGTGATTGAACGGACGTTGGTCGCGGGCCAGTAA
- the dcd gene encoding dCTP deaminase: MSIKSDKWIRRMAEEHGLISPFEPGQVRAVDGKKVISYGTSSYGYDIRCAPEFKVFTNIHSTVVDPKNFDENSFVDINKDVCVIPPNSFALARTMEYFRIPRNVLTICLGKSTYARCGIIVNVTPFEPEWEGYVTLEFSNTTPLPAKIYAGEGCAQVLFFESDKDDVCEVSYKDRGGKYQGQTGVTLPKA, encoded by the coding sequence ATGAGCATCAAAAGCGACAAATGGATCCGCCGCATGGCCGAAGAACACGGCCTGATTTCACCTTTCGAGCCAGGGCAGGTGCGTGCTGTGGACGGCAAGAAGGTGATCAGCTACGGCACGAGCAGCTACGGCTACGACATCCGATGCGCGCCCGAATTCAAGGTGTTCACCAACATCCACAGCACGGTGGTGGACCCGAAGAACTTTGATGAAAACAGCTTCGTGGACATCAACAAGGATGTCTGCGTCATCCCGCCCAACAGCTTCGCGCTGGCGCGCACCATGGAGTACTTCCGCATCCCGCGCAACGTGCTGACCATCTGCCTGGGCAAGAGCACCTACGCGCGCTGCGGGATCATCGTCAACGTGACGCCATTCGAGCCCGAGTGGGAGGGCTACGTGACGCTGGAGTTCAGCAACACCACGCCGCTGCCGGCCAAGATCTACGCGGGCGAGGGCTGTGCCCAGGTGCTGTTCTTCGAGAGCGACAAGGACGATGTCTGCGAGGTCAGCTACAAGGACCGCGGCGGCAAGTACCAGGGCCAGACGGGCGTTACCCTCCCCAAGGCTTAG
- a CDS encoding DEAD/DEAH box helicase — translation MTQSFSELSLSPAIERAVAEMGYETMTPIQAQAIPVVLQGRDVMGAAQTGTGKTAAFTLPLLQRMMKHENASTSPARHPVRALVLLPTRELADQVAEQVKLYAKYTQLRSMVVFGGMDMKPQTLELKKGVEVLVATPGRLLDHIEAKNCVLNQVEYVVLDEADRMLDIGFLPDLQRILSYLPKQRTTLLFSATFSTEIKRLAGSYLQDPVTIEVARSNATASTVEQHFYSVDDDDKRGVLKKILAERGLKQAFVFVNSKLGCARLARSLEREGLNTTALHGDKSQDERLKALEAFKSGAVDLLVCTDVAARGLDIKDVPAVFNFDIPFNAEDYVHRIGRTGRAGASGLAVSFVSPRDARLMGDLEKLLGKKLELEALELEADKRPAGRFNDGQRAWQTPEGDERREPRESRPSREREFRGESRGEARAAPVSRPVRAPRAPADPLFDKPYEPSASGDTPPAWEAASRPTARTLSPNIKSRKKVPALFKSAPAPVVAEPVAAPVQED, via the coding sequence ATGACCCAATCTTTTTCAGAACTGTCCCTCTCCCCCGCCATCGAGCGTGCCGTGGCCGAAATGGGCTACGAGACCATGACGCCGATTCAGGCACAGGCGATTCCCGTGGTGCTGCAAGGCCGCGACGTGATGGGCGCCGCCCAGACCGGCACCGGCAAGACGGCCGCCTTCACGCTGCCCTTGCTGCAGCGCATGATGAAGCACGAGAACGCCTCCACCTCGCCCGCACGCCACCCCGTGCGCGCCCTGGTTCTGCTGCCTACGCGCGAACTCGCAGATCAGGTGGCCGAGCAGGTCAAGCTCTACGCCAAGTACACCCAGCTGCGCAGCATGGTGGTGTTCGGTGGCATGGACATGAAGCCGCAGACGCTTGAACTCAAGAAGGGCGTCGAGGTGCTGGTGGCCACGCCGGGCCGTCTGCTCGATCACATCGAGGCCAAGAACTGCGTGCTCAACCAGGTGGAGTACGTGGTGCTGGACGAGGCCGACCGCATGCTCGACATCGGTTTCCTGCCCGACCTGCAGCGCATCCTGTCCTACCTGCCCAAGCAGCGCACCACGCTGCTGTTCTCGGCCACCTTCTCAACCGAGATCAAGCGCCTGGCGGGCAGCTATCTGCAAGACCCGGTGACGATCGAAGTGGCGCGCTCCAATGCCACCGCGTCCACCGTGGAGCAGCATTTCTACAGCGTCGACGACGATGACAAGCGCGGCGTGCTCAAGAAGATCCTGGCCGAGCGAGGGCTCAAGCAGGCCTTCGTCTTTGTCAACAGCAAGCTCGGCTGCGCGCGTCTGGCGCGCTCGCTGGAGCGCGAGGGCCTCAACACCACGGCTCTGCACGGCGACAAGAGCCAGGACGAGCGCCTGAAGGCCCTGGAAGCGTTCAAGAGCGGCGCGGTCGACCTGCTGGTCTGCACCGACGTGGCCGCGCGTGGCCTCGACATCAAGGACGTGCCGGCGGTGTTCAACTTCGACATCCCGTTCAACGCCGAAGACTACGTGCACCGCATCGGCCGCACCGGCCGCGCCGGGGCTTCGGGGCTGGCGGTGTCTTTCGTGAGCCCGCGTGACGCGCGCCTGATGGGTGATCTGGAAAAACTGCTGGGCAAAAAGCTTGAGCTTGAAGCCCTGGAGCTCGAGGCGGACAAGCGCCCCGCCGGCCGCTTCAACGACGGCCAGCGCGCCTGGCAGACGCCCGAAGGTGACGAGCGTCGCGAACCTCGTGAGAGCCGCCCTTCGCGCGAGCGCGAATTCCGCGGCGAATCGCGTGGCGAAGCCCGCGCCGCCCCGGTCAGCCGTCCTGTGCGCGCGCCGCGTGCTCCGGCCGATCCCTTGTTCGACAAACCTTACGAGCCCAGCGCCAGCGGTGACACGCCGCCGGCCTGGGAAGCCGCGTCGCGCCCCACCGCGCGCACCCTGTCGCCCAACATCAAGTCCCGCAAGAAGGTGCCCGCCTTGTTCAAGAGCGCGCCCGCTCCGGTGGTGGCAGAACCCGTTGCGGCGCCGGTGCAGGAAGACTGA